In Cardinium endosymbiont of Dermatophagoides farinae, the sequence AAATAGTGGTCCCGTTGCCGACCAAGGGGCAAGCATAACTGCCCCATCATCTGCCCAAGCACCGCCTGAAATGGGGAGCAATACAAGTGGCACAATCCATCAATCTGGTCCTGGTTGTCAGACATTTAACCATAAAAAAAACAGCAAAGTAAAAAAAAGTATTAGCGCAACTCAAAAAGAGTTGGCAGTAAAACAAAACAAGCCATTGGTAAAGCCAGGGACCTATCAAGAATTAAAGGAACCACAGGGCATATACCATCTAGTAGTAGTCAGTTATTTAGACAAGCGCGCTGCTATGAAAGTAGTGGAGCAGCTTATGAAAAAAAAGTTAGGGGTCTACCTGATTCTACCTAGAAAAGGAGAAAAGTACTATCGCGTTACTATAGGACATAGTAAAACCCGATATGAAGCAGAGCGCAAACTTGAACATTTCAAATCAACATATAACCAGCTTTTTATTTTGAAATACTGATCCCCCTATATAGGGTGTAGCTTTAAATATACTAACTATATTATTTATAATTTTATGACTATATATACCACACTATTAGGCCTACTGTTAAAAGGCGGTTGGTTAATGTTTCCCCTTTTACTTCTATCTTTAATAAGTATTTACATAATAGTGGAGCGTTTATTCACCTATCGGAAGTATTTGAACTTTTCCAGTAGCTTCTTAGAGACAATAGAAGAAGCAATAGACAATGGAGATGCATCAAAAGTACAGCAGATCTGCATGGAACAAGATAATATTATACAAAAAGTAATTAGCAAAGGGATAGAGCAGCGGCAGGCTTCAAATATTACATTGGTTTTAGAAAATGAATCCAGTAGGGTAGTATCCTTTTTGGAAGAAAAGCTTTCTTTACTGGCTACGATTGCTGGAGCCGCACCTATGATTGGGTTTTTAGGTACTGTAACCGGTATGATTCAAACATTTATGGCCATTTCCCAAGAAAAGCATCAGCTCTCTTCTCAGGTTTTTTCAGGTGGAATCTACCAGGCTATGATTACAACCGTAGCAGGGTTGATTGTTGGTATTATAGCCTATTTAGGTTATAATTATTGTGTTGCTCAAGTTAATAAAGCTACAGTAAGGTTGAGCTATCTAGTCAACCTTTTTTTAACTAAGGTCAGGTAGTCATCGCAGCATACCATGCTGTTAAATAAGAAAAAGAATGAAAATCAGTACAAAAAATAAGATAGATGCCTCTTTTAGCATGGCCTCTATGACTGACATTATATTTTTACTATTGATTTTTTTACTGATTACAGCCAGTTATAGCCCCAAGGCCCTTCCTGTTGACTTGCCATTGAGTACAAATGAAAAAACTGAATCTGCCCAAGTTAATGTAACCGTTACTGCTCAGCCAGCTTATTATGTGGAAGGAAAACGAGTTGCCTTTAGCCAACTACAAAATGTGTTAGAAGGTTTACTAGTAAAAACATCTAGTAAAGTAGTTGTATTACATATGGATAAAAGACTTTCTATAGCCCATATGGTTAAAGTAGCTGATATAGCTAATGGATTAGGGGCTGCTGTTTCTATAGCAACCGAATTTGAAAAGAAACGATGAAAACTAGCTGGTTATTTTCCTCAAATGGAAAAGGAATGGCCATATCGATGGGGTTACATCTATTTGTTTTAGCGTTAGCCTGTTATATACAGCGGATTCCAACGCTAGGCGCTTCTAGTGGAGTAGCCTATAGCATTGCTATACAGCCGATCACTGCCCATACTGCAACCAAAGAGCAGTCTGCTGACCATAAACCTCAAGAACAAATGCCAGTAGCCCGTCCAATAACTACTCAAACTGATAAACCACTTAAAAATCAACTAAAAGGTAAACGCTTGCGTCCGCGACAACAGCACCAAAAGAAACTAGGGAAAGTACCACAGCAAATTAGACAACCTGAGCAACCCTCTAAAATAGATGAAAAAGGGTTATATAACAAAGGAAAAAATTGCACGAAACAAACAGGCGCTACCCTTGAGTTAAGGGGCTGGGAGTGGGATACCGTGCCTCATCCAAGTGATACTACAGAAGAGTTGGGTAAAATAGTTTTTGAGATTAAAGTAGATAAAAATGGTGAAATTATCTCTATTCAAACCATTGAGAAAACAGTTACCCCTATGGTAGAAAAGATCTATGCAGATGCGTTGCGTGTCCTTACCTTTACCAAGACAACCCAGACACCATCTAGTATTTCTACAGGTAGGGTTACCTTTGTGATAGTGGCAAAATAGCAATTTAATCGAATGGTTCTATTCTAATTTTTGTTGGGGCATGGTTTTTGCTTTATTCTCTATTACCATGTATGGCCGGGTGGCTGGGCAGGTGATGGATTTTAGTAATGCTATGTAAATTTTGTGAAAAATAAAAAAGGTTCATAGCTTTGTTTAGTTTATTGCTTAATAAAAGCACCTTTTTATGAAAAATATGCTTATGCTTTTAGCTTTTTATCAATGCTTTTTATTTAAACTTTTTAAGCGCAGCCTGCCCACGCTATTGGTACTTACTTATGCAATAATGAGCGGTTGTGGCACCATTCCTGATGACGAAGGAGAAATTGTAGGTCACAGCAATAAAGTAAGATTGACAAGCAAGCCCCCTTTGGGCATGGTCCTTATTCCGGCCGGTACATTTTTAATGGGTGGAGGGGTGAACCAAGGCATGGTGGCCAAAACCAATATCACACAAGTTACAACTGTAGCTCCATTCTATATGGATCAAGCACCCATTACCAATGCACAATACCGCGCATTCATAGCTATTGTCCAAGCTGATCCTGCAGCATATGGATTGGACGAAGCATATATCAACGAAAAGTTAATCCCTGACACAACCGTTTGGCGAAAAGATTTTCCTGATATGTTTATGGATGACTCATTTGGTAAAAGCTATTGGGAGAATCCTTGCTATGATAGTCATCCTGTATTGGGTATCAAGTTCGAAGCAGCGCAGCAGTTTGCACGCGTTCGTACCATTTACAGGAACAAGTATTTAGAAGCGAAGGGGAAACCTCCTCTTCCCCCATTTAGGCTTCCTACAGCTGCTGAAAGGGAATATGCTGCAAAAGGAGGCCGATCTTCTGGGCAGTATCCATGGGGTGGCCCTACTGTAAGAGACCAAAAGAATAGGCTATTGGCTAATTTTCAGGTTACAAAGGGGAATTATGCAGCATCTGGTTATGCCTATACTTCTCCCGTAAAGGCTTTCCCACCTAATGACTATGGCTTATACGATATGGCAGGTAATGTTTCAGAATGGTGTGAAGATGTATACACGCCTTTGCTTATCCATAAAAGTGCCACGATTAGTCCTTTGTATAAAGAACAAGAAGGCCTGTTTAGGGTCATTAAAGGAGGCTCTTGGAAAGACTATGCCTATATGCTACAAACAGGAGTTTCTGATTGTGAGCATAAAGATGTTGCACGTTCTTATATCGGCTTTAGGTGCGTGATGTCTGCCATATAACTGATTATATATTTATTGACTATTTAAATTTGCAAAATGTAATGAAAGATAAGCGCACAAATAACCCTTTTACCTATAAGTTTTATAATACCATAATGCCCTTTGTTTACAATATTGGTGCAGCCGTTGTCATTTTTGGGGCCATGTTTAAGCTATTAAATCTCCCTGGGGGCAACATCATGTTAGGGCTTGGCCTTTCTACGGAAGCATTCATTTTCCTTTTAAGTGCCTTTGAACCTAAGGAAGAAGCAGTAGATTGGTCACGGGTATATCCTGAACTAGCCCCTGATTATAAGGGTGGGCCTTTGGTAGGTGGTACTGCAAAGACCCCTCATACCATTGCCCAAAAGTTTGACCAATGCTTGGAAAAAGCCTCTATAGACATCTCTTTGTTAGAAAATTTAGCTGCTGTGATGCGCCGTTTTTCAGACAATATGGCTAATGTTCCTTCTTTTGCACAAGTTGGTGAGGTCACAGAAGCCTATATGAACCATGTAGGCAAGGCTACCCGGGTTATTGGAGACCTTGCTAAGGTAAACGATGCCGTTGGGAACGCACTTCAGTCTTTTGCAAGCTTATCTTCCGAGGATAAATTAACCCATTATTTTGGTCAAATGGAAGAAATGGCCCATACATTAACCTCAATGAATGGGCTCTATAAAAAAGCCTTGGCCCATATGGAAGCCCAAACGAACCATACCAGTACCCTCTATGACCATTTAGAAACTGCTTTAAAAGCAATGGAAGTAGCAGGTAACGAAGCGCTACACTTTAAAAAAGAACTAGCCTTACTAAATGAAAAAATGACCGCTTTAAATGAAATATATGCCAAGACTTTAACCGCTTTTAAAAGCTAAATGGTTCTATCATTCATGAAAAAAAAGCCACCAATAAATCTTTAAAATAGTATGGCTACATCAAAATTAAGTCCTAGACAAAAGATGATAGGCGTCATCTATCTAGTCCTGACTGCCATGTTAGCCCTTCAGGTCAGCTCTAGTGTATTAGATAAGTTCATGGTGCTGAGTGGTAGTATTGATAAGAGTAGAGAGCTACAATTCAGCCAAAATGAGCGTGCCATTCAGGCATTAAAAAATGGGGTCAAAGATATGGGTAATCGTCCAGCAGATATCAAAATATTAGAACAACTATTGGCTATGCATCAGGACACAGTAGCAATAGTGCATTATATCGATGGATTGAAAAAGCAATTAATAGATTTGGAAGGCGGTTTAGATCGTTTAACCAAACTACCCAAAGGGCTGAAAAGTGACACCATGGTAGCCCGTTTGATGATCAATAAAGGAGAAGGTAATGTATTGAAAAACAAGTTAAATAAATATATCGCACAACTTTCCAAATTGGTTCATAAGCCTTATGCACCCATTGCCTTGGATGCAAAAGAGCATGAATTTTTTAGTTATGATCCGAATCAAGCTAAAAAAGATTTTGTTACATTAAACTTTGACCATACACCCCTTGGTGCTGCATTGGCTACATTGAGTCAGTTCGCATCTGAGGTGGTCACTACAGAAGCAGATGCCATCCTTACATTGGGGAACGTTATGGGCGCCTCTGATGTTAAGTTTGACACACTTAAATTGTTGGCCAATACCAAATCTTATATTGTTGCAGCTGGAAGCAAATATGAAGCGGATCTAATTTTAGCGGCCTCTTCTTCTGGCGTTTCCCCAGAGATGTTTATCAATAACCAACCTATTGTAGTAAAAGATGGCGTAGGAAAAATCTCCTTTACAGCCGCGCCTGGCAGCTATGATAGTCATGGATTGGCTAAAAAAAGCTTTAAGGCTGCTGTCAAATTGAAACTACCTGGCGGCAAGGAATCTATTATTACAGATGATATCGCTTATCTGGTTGCAAAGCCTGTGATTCAAGTAAAGGCTGCGACTGTACAGTCACTCTATCGCAATTGTGGCAACGAGTTGGACATTCAAGTTCCTTCGCTTGGTGTGGCCTATAACCCCGTTTTAAAGTAGTAGGTGGTGCTGTTATACCTGGGTCTAAAAAAGGCGTTATCACCGTGATTCCTAAGGATAAAGAAGTTAAGTTGAAAGTATATAATGGCGACCACTTAATCGGTATAGAATCTTTTATGGTACAAGACATTCCCATTCCACAAATTGCCATTACCACTAGAAATAAGCCTATTGATATGAAATTAGGCGTAGCCGCACCTGGCCCTAGGGTACTTGAAGTGCAAGTAATCCCCAACAAGTATTTTCAAGATTTTCTACCCAAAGATGCTAGGTATCGGGTAGTAGAATGGGTAATTACGTTGGCACGCGGTAGTCGTCCTGTGCATACATTAACTGCAAATCAAAGCGTTGTAGATTTGCATAGCATAGCCTCCCTTGCCAAACCCGGTGATCGTTTGGTTATTGAGGTAAAGAAAATAGAAAGAAAAAACTTTAAAAATGAAATTGAAACCATTATAGATAGATCATGTTTTAATGTTTTACTTAATTAATTGAACCATCTTTATGTCTTTAAACAAGCCTTTTTTTATCCTATTGATTGGGCTAAGTAGTGCCACGCCATCTTTTGGGCGCACAGATCATTTATCAGAAAGTTATAGTCCCCATGCCACTCGGCCTATAGCTAGGGCCTATATTTTATACGCCAAAAAAGTTTGGCGGGATATTTATTTAAATGAAAAAAAAAATGGCCCTTGCTTTATGCGTGGCAAAGAAATTTCCAAAGTCATTGTGGATGGAGTAAAAAATGGACTACTTGTACCTTATACCGATGACACGCTAACCGAAATCATGCCTCAGCCACAATTCTTGAAAAATTTACAAATTCCAGGAGAAGATCCATCTTCATCAACCCTGATTCATGAATTTTTTCCAAAAGAGATTTCTATATTAAGGCTGGCAGAGCATGTGATCTTTAATAAAGTTACCGCTAGACAAGAGTATGATATTGAATCTATTCAGTTAATTGTTCCAGGTAGAAACAATCCACCTACCTATTTAGATCATACCATAGCTACTTTCAAATATAAAGATCTAATAGATTACTTTAATAAATTACCTTTTGAATCAATTTGTTGGTATAACACTGCTAATGCTGCAGAAAGCTTAACCTGGATAGATGCTTTTGCACTTAGATTATTTGGCAGCAGGATTATAAAAGTCGGCAATGTAGATGATGCTACTGTAGATGAGTTGTATGAAAAAAAGCCTGGTGATCCCGGTGGGCTTATGGCTTCTCAAAGGTTAGCAATAGAAATTGATGTAGATATAGAAGGTGATTTTTCTGAACATTAGGCAAAACCCATTGACCATAAGCCAGCAATCAGATCAATCATTCTCCAGGAATGGTAATATAGGAAGGTGAAAGATACAAACAGCAAAATTTCTATATAGATGAACAAGATGACTATACAGCTAAAAATAAAACGATTTTTTACACTTTTGTTTGCATATATTGCTTGTATGTCTGTTTGGGCGTCGCCTATCCAAGCCGCTGCTCCTTTAGGGTCTTATGATACACCCCTTACTGTAGCAGCTATAGCATTAAACCTACCTTATCCCGTGCACCTCTTGTGCAGCAAAAATGAAAGCCTATATGATCGGTTATCTTATAGAGGGAAGTACCAAGAAGCGCTATTGAATCATTCGTTGAATGTGGTCAGTTTTACTGCCTTAAGCAGTGAACTACCTGCCAAACATCTCTTTTTAACAGGGGCTATTTTATTCGGTATACAAACCTCTACCCACTTTTTTTGTAAATCTTATGGTGTTTCTTTGATATGGTCTGGCCTAACAGGCATGCTTTTCCATAGATTATGCATCCAAAAGCAATTTAAATGGCATTTGCTTTTAGCACTATTGCTCAATAGTGCTACATTAGTCTATTATGGTTATAATTCATCAGCGCAAACTACCATTGCCCATTTAAGCGGTGTTGTAGCTGGTTTTGGCTTGTCTTTTTTACTGCCTTATAAAAAATCTTCCCCTTCGGTAAAGTAACCAGCATCATAGTGTCCAGCTGAAGATTTCATTCCTTAGAAAGTCCTTCTAACTAAATAAAGAAATAGGCCCACTAATCGTTGTTGACTTGCATCTTTAAATTATATTAACTATGCTTTACTATAGTATAATATGCAACATAACACTTCAGGCCAAGTATATGTATATATAAATAATTATAGAGGATAGCGTTTATGGGTTAAGTGTTAGGCTAAAGGGTTTTATAAGCCAGCGTTGCTGTTGGTTTGCGTTATGTATATCAAATGGGAAAGCTATGATGACGAAGCAATTCTTTTTATGCGCTCTACTAGGCTTGATTGGATGTAATCATCTAGCGCAGCACAATATGTTGCCTCGTAGTAGGCCCCGCGTTATCTCCTGATGCTCAGGCTCAGGTTTCTGATCCTGATTCGTTTGATTATGATCCTTATCCTTCAGCATTGCTATTGAGTTATTGTGTTGCTTCTGCTAAGGAGCTTAATCGTCATGAGCATATATTTGAGCTGCCTGTTCCTGCTGCTGCGTGTGTGATGACGGTTATTCGTGCTGGTAGGGGTGTGAGGATGGTTGTTCGTGCTGTTGAGGATGCAGCTGATAACGCTATGCTTAGTCTTGACAGTCTTGTTAAGGCGGTTGCTTATGTCCTTGACCCTAACCCTAATAATATTAATTTACATACTGTTATAGATATTAATGATCGTGCTGCTAGGCTTGGCCTTACCCTGACGCCTGAGTTTAGGAATCTCTGTTCTGTACTTTGTACTGCTAGCGCTTGGACGCCTGGGACGGTTGCTAAGCTTAGTATTGCTTATACCATTTGTGCTTTTTGTAGTGCTTATAATGCTTATAGTGCTTATTATGTCTATGCTACG encodes:
- a CDS encoding SPOR domain-containing protein produces the protein MSTNLTDNKFGLPKPDFQALPKKKGLSPILVIIGIVLMLIAAKMSYNFYFKAAKNSRSSAETVNSGPVADQGASITAPSSAQAPPEMGSNTSGTIHQSGPGCQTFNHKKNSKVKKSISATQKELAVKQNKPLVKPGTYQELKEPQGIYHLVVVSYLDKRAAMKVVEQLMKKKLGVYLILPRKGEKYYRVTIGHSKTRYEAERKLEHFKSTYNQLFILKY
- a CDS encoding MotA/TolQ/ExbB proton channel family protein gives rise to the protein MTIYTTLLGLLLKGGWLMFPLLLLSLISIYIIVERLFTYRKYLNFSSSFLETIEEAIDNGDASKVQQICMEQDNIIQKVISKGIEQRQASNITLVLENESSRVVSFLEEKLSLLATIAGAAPMIGFLGTVTGMIQTFMAISQEKHQLSSQVFSGGIYQAMITTVAGLIVGIIAYLGYNYCVAQVNKATVRLSYLVNLFLTKVR
- a CDS encoding ExbD/TolR family protein, with the translated sequence MKISTKNKIDASFSMASMTDIIFLLLIFLLITASYSPKALPVDLPLSTNEKTESAQVNVTVTAQPAYYVEGKRVAFSQLQNVLEGLLVKTSSKVVVLHMDKRLSIAHMVKVADIANGLGAAVSIATEFEKKR
- a CDS encoding formylglycine-generating enzyme family protein; translation: MSGCGTIPDDEGEIVGHSNKVRLTSKPPLGMVLIPAGTFLMGGGVNQGMVAKTNITQVTTVAPFYMDQAPITNAQYRAFIAIVQADPAAYGLDEAYINEKLIPDTTVWRKDFPDMFMDDSFGKSYWENPCYDSHPVLGIKFEAAQQFARVRTIYRNKYLEAKGKPPLPPFRLPTAAEREYAAKGGRSSGQYPWGGPTVRDQKNRLLANFQVTKGNYAASGYAYTSPVKAFPPNDYGLYDMAGNVSEWCEDVYTPLLIHKSATISPLYKEQEGLFRVIKGGSWKDYAYMLQTGVSDCEHKDVARSYIGFRCVMSAI
- the gldL gene encoding gliding motility protein GldL, which translates into the protein MKDKRTNNPFTYKFYNTIMPFVYNIGAAVVIFGAMFKLLNLPGGNIMLGLGLSTEAFIFLLSAFEPKEEAVDWSRVYPELAPDYKGGPLVGGTAKTPHTIAQKFDQCLEKASIDISLLENLAAVMRRFSDNMANVPSFAQVGEVTEAYMNHVGKATRVIGDLAKVNDAVGNALQSFASLSSEDKLTHYFGQMEEMAHTLTSMNGLYKKALAHMEAQTNHTSTLYDHLETALKAMEVAGNEALHFKKELALLNEKMTALNEIYAKTLTAFKS
- a CDS encoding GldM family protein; the encoded protein is MIPKDKEVKLKVYNGDHLIGIESFMVQDIPIPQIAITTRNKPIDMKLGVAAPGPRVLEVQVIPNKYFQDFLPKDARYRVVEWVITLARGSRPVHTLTANQSVVDLHSIASLAKPGDRLVIEVKKIERKNFKNEIETIIDRSCFNVLLN
- the gldN gene encoding gliding motility protein GldN, with amino-acid sequence MSLNKPFFILLIGLSSATPSFGRTDHLSESYSPHATRPIARAYILYAKKVWRDIYLNEKKNGPCFMRGKEISKVIVDGVKNGLLVPYTDDTLTEIMPQPQFLKNLQIPGEDPSSSTLIHEFFPKEISILRLAEHVIFNKVTARQEYDIESIQLIVPGRNNPPTYLDHTIATFKYKDLIDYFNKLPFESICWYNTANAAESLTWIDAFALRLFGSRIIKVGNVDDATVDELYEKKPGDPGGLMASQRLAIEIDVDIEGDFSEH